The genomic segment tctaatatgatgatttggtgctcaagaaacatttattattactatcaatgttgaaaacagttgtgctgcttaattttcattttacttttttttgtggaaaggatcctttgatgaatagaaagttcaaaagaatagcatttatttgaaatagaatacAAGAATATCATTCGGTCCTCTgatatttaaattcatattgTTGTAACTTTGCCTGCACCAATCTACACCCTGTATACTTTATCAGACACTATTATTCATAGTAACATCTACTATAAACAAAGCAACTGTGCTTACATGAAGCTGCTCTTTCCACAGCCTGGGGGTCCATACAGCAGATATCCCCTCCTATACGGAATACCTGATTGAAACATATTCATCAACAAAAttggaataaaaaattaattgaaacataaaacaaacaattgtatttattattacaaagaTTTCACATTACATTAGAGGTGTGCAGGCATTTTTTCCCTAATATATCCAAGTatgaaaaatgcttttttcaccTCTGTCAGTGTACCACTTAGGATTGCCAATGAACTCCTTTACATCATCCACAATCCTCTCCGCCAAACCATTCTCCAGCACTACTGAAGACAGAGGGCGTCTCCGCCTTGGAAACCCAAACGGCCTCCACTCTGCTCCAAGTGCAGTGTACATCACAGTTCGGCCCTCTTCCTGCTTTAAAGCAAGTTCACGTGCTGCACGGACACAGACTCAATCATTAAGACTGCaacatatttttgaaaaattcagCCGATGGGAAATTCACAGCAGGTGCTGTCACAACACTGCTGAATGaaggaaaaatgaataaaacaaaatctgGCTGCTCATACCTTCTTGAAGTATGTTGAAGAATATTTGCCGGTCTCTGCCCAGAGCAGTGAAGGTGACGGACTCCCAGGGCGTTCCAGTGTGCAAGTCCACCATCTGCTTTTCTCTGGTCCTCTCCACTCTGATCCACTTCCTGCCATACCTGAAAACACAAAGCCTCAGTCAGAAACATGAATAACTATGTGCTGGCTTGATTTCTAAGAGGAAGTCAAATCAGCAGCACATTGAATGTAAACTGCCCAAAGTATTCTGATCGTACCAAATGATGTGGTTGCCTGGACTCGGATGGAAGTCAAACTGCGTATGGACTCGTCCACTCTCGTGCTGCATGTATGAGGTCTCTACACTCAGATGCTGGGTGTGTTTGGCATGTTTAGTGATCCAGCTTAAGAGCCAGTGATAACTTTTGTCTCTGCTTGGGACCTCCAGCGTGATCATGTAATTTCTTCTGAAGAAGATCATGCCGACCTGTGCCCCTTTTCTGGCAACTGCAAGTGCTGTACCAATACCAACTAGTCCAAACCCTGCCCCAAAGTAAGGGTTGTCCTTTAGGGCTCCAATAAAATCTGACAGGGTCATGATGAAGGTGTCTTCAGGATCTCTTATTCAGTCAGGAAAAGCTTTTTTGTCCCTTCATTGGCAATATGCAACCTACATTCACAGCAGAGGAAGTgaaaccattttcattttaattctgatGAGAGCCTAGAGACTGATAAAACATTATGGCAAGCTGTCACTGATCAGGTCtcctttaatttaaataaatgcagatttaAAAACTCTCTATACTTACGGCAGAGGAAATATCACACCGCATTTTACAAACAACATTCTTTCTGTTTGCTTAAAATTAGCGAATAATACGCGAATAAGATGCAATAAAGCAGACCCTTTCTACATTAACCCAGCGTTGTCTCTCATTGGTGATTGAACAAATCAATCTTTTGGGTGAGTCGAATCTTTTCCATGACTCGGTTGAACCAATTCACAAATCAATCCTGCATTAAACTCGCTTTATTTTGAGCCGGTTCTTTCAGACGAACTGTTCAAAAGAAccgattcactaaaatgaaatgAGCAAATCACATGGCGACCTCTGTGCTGTTTCCGTTGTTCAGGAAAATAGTTCCGTGTGAATTGTGTTTCACATTAATAGTTCCGTTGTGACTGTTTACGACACAGTCGCGTTATGACACTTTTAGGTATTCTTATAAACAGCTGTCTGTagattttgtatattttaaaatggattaTTCTCCACTATGTATACTAAATTATGATGTCAGAATTTATTTTCCTCTTTGAACAGAAAAATTCTAGAAATGATGCCGCTTACATGGTTTCCATCCTCAAAAGTGAAGgtaatttcttattataaaaTTTAAGTCATAAATAATGTGTATAAACATAATACCGTATTAATGCGTTATCACGTTTATTCGTCTCTTGGTGATGACTATATTCGCGTAGCTTGCTTTAATTGAACACATCTGCTGTTCCTTGAGGGTtcgttgtttatttgtttatcagAGCAAATGAAGCACGAACCTACGCGCAGGAGGTCcaaaatttgtttaataaaaacacattttctccaACAAAACATGTTCACATAACATTTAACGCACTGGATTAATTGCTCTTTATGTTAACAGACAAAACAAATCAGCTCTTTCAATCTCAAATCTGGTAATCCAGAAGTCAGTAAATCACATTTTGATCTCACTGGTGATGCAGAACAGTCGTGTTGCCCTGGGAGACGGACACATTTAATGGTCCTGATGCTGTAATAGAGTTTTACCCCTCTCTAGAGTTGATTTTATCTCCCACTGACTGATGTCCTGTCGTGTTTGACCCAAACATGGACCAACAAGAGCCTGGATGTGATGCAGAACAACACGAGCATGTGGAAAACAACGTAGCAGATACACCAGAAGGTAAAATACAACAACACTTAAAaaccaattaattaattaattaattatatattcagTAAGATAAAGCCCTTTGGCATGCATGGGTTTCTGGAATGTTTGATTTCAATTGGTCAGTTGCTAGATTCACATCTCTCATATCTGTGTATCCTCCTTAAATAATTACAACTCAGATCAATGTTTcaggttttttatttgtatataaatataatgtacaatCAGTCAGTCTTTACTGCAAAATAAACCAAGACAGGGTGATCTTTGAAagagtttattttgtgataagcTGACAATATTATCCCACTTATATATTGTATGaatttgtcttgttttacagCTTTGACAGcttacagataataaaaagtgtattattttctttctgttaTAGCTTTGTCTCAGTCGAAAGGGACGGATATGGCTAGAAGCAAgaaaagtgtaaccaaaaaattgaaagcaacaacaaaaaagggggaaaaatgtACTACCATTAGCCAAGAAAAGCCTTTATCTAAAGGTAAATATCATGAATGTTAAAAGagatgttgtaaataaaataattgtaatccCAGGTCTGACTTATGGCATCTTTCTGTTCAGTGGGACATGTTGCAGAGGGCACCGAACACATGTTTCGCACCCACATCTGTTCTGAATGCAGACGCTGCTTCAAGACACGCTCCCATTTGATAGAACACAGGCGCATTCACTTTCCCGACCCCAGTCTGCAATGTCCAACCTGCAAACACTACTTCACCAGCAAGAGTAAGCTACGCATCCACATGCTAAGAGAGACGGGACAGAAACTGCACCGCTGTCATCTATGTGAGTATGGAGCGGTGGAACGTAACTCTCTGCGACGACACCTTACCAGCGTGCATGGGCATCAAGATGATGATGCTCTCAATCGAGAGCTGTTTAAGTGCCCAACTTGCCACAAGACTTTCAGTCAGAGTCAGGCATTAAAGAGCCATATGAAGTCTCACAATAAGACACGAAATGGACAGCCTTTGCTGTGCTTCCATAAAGGCTGCTCATTTCAGTGTACAGAAAAGAAGCAGCTTCAAAAGCATGTGTTAGATGCTCACCAAGTTGAGGCCGTAGAATGCCGTCATCACACCTGCGGCGCCTTCTTCGGGAGCCTAGAAGACATGGAGAAACATTTCCGCACACATCTGGCTTATCACTGCCCCCATTGCGACTTCTCATGCTCAAATAAGAGCCTTTTTCAGCAGCACAAAAGACAAGGACATCCAGGGAATCAAGAACTGAACTGTAGCTTCTGTCCTTTCTCAACCCTCAACCCTGTAGAGTTCGATCAACATGTTGGTCACTTTCATGCCAGTGAGAAAACACACCACTGCTCGCAGTGCAGCTTTGTAACAGCTCACAAAAGAGTCCTGAAAAGACACATGCTGATGCATACTGGTAAGATATTCAGTTGTTCTACTTAGTTCTTATAAGTGTTTATAGGTTCGGTCATTTTTTTCAGTCTTGTTATTTCAGCCCAGTATTGTTTCATGAAAAAAATCCAAATTGGATCATGATTGGTTTATACGCCTCTTAAAATCttctcaaaaacaacaaaagtagTCCATACAACATGTGTGGTATATTCCaagtattgtgaaataatacaatagctttgtgtgaggaaccaAATGAAATTTAGGTATCTTCCCCTCTGCTGTAACTCTCAAATTTCATAGTGTTTGCACAAAGCTATAGCTTAGCTGTAGCAAACTTCAAATACTTTATAGGAATAAATCTACTGGGACTACTTTTatgattacttttgttttttgtccttAAGTATAAATCAccatctgtttttattatttggaAAAGAGCAGGTTGGACATCTTTGTTTGCATTTCACAGAGGAAAGAAAATTATATAGGGTTTTAAACAACAtaagagtaaatgatgaaaaaattttgattttggaatgaactattccttcagaATTACTCATTGGCCATTGATAGATGGATAACATTTGTATTTACAGGTGAAAAGCCCCACAAATGTACACTATGTGACTTCAGATGTCGTGACGAGACATACCTTTCAAAGCACATGCTGACTCACTCTAATGACAAACAGCACATGTGCTCAGAATGTGGATATGTTACAAAATGGAAACACTACCTTAGTGTCCACATGCGTAAACACGCAGGAGATCTAAGGTATGTACCttgactgaaattaaaatatgataataaaaagaaacttTTCCGTTTACTGCCCTgcctctcttctctctcaggTACAAATGTAATCAGTGTACATATCGTTGCCATCGCATCGACCAGCTGAACAGCCATAAACTCCGTCACCAGGAAAAATCCTTGATCTGTGAGGTGTGTGCATACTCCTGCAAGAGAAAGACTGAACTGCGCAGCCATATGCAGCTCAAGCACTCCACAAATGCAGATCCACAACCTCCTGTTTACCAGTGCAAGTTTTGCCCTTACACAACAAAGTACCGGCAAGCCCTGCATAGCCACGAGAACTGCAGGCACACCCGGACACGCATGTTCCGCTGTGCTCTCTGCCGCTACACCACATTTAGCAACACCAGCCTCTTCCTGCACAAAAAGAAATCCCATGGATATGTTCCTGGAGATGTGGGATGGCTTGAGAAATatgcagagaaagaaaaagagcaaaGCTCTGCGGATTTGACTCACAACTTTTTCTCCAAAACCACAGTACCTCAGACTTCAAATTCGGAATATAGGGAAGAAACGGTTAATACAAAGGAGTCTAATAAGACCATAGATGGTTCAAAAGCCATGTCTGTAAGTGATAATGAGAATGAAGCAATAGCAGC from the Onychostoma macrolepis isolate SWU-2019 chromosome 09, ASM1243209v1, whole genome shotgun sequence genome contains:
- the LOC131546659 gene encoding mitochondrial chaperone BCS1 produces the protein MTLSDFIGALKDNPYFGAGFGLVGIGTALAVARKGAQVGMIFFRRNYMITLEVPSRDKSYHWLLSWITKHAKHTQHLSVETSYMQHESGRVHTQFDFHPSPGNHIIWYGRKWIRVERTREKQMVDLHTGTPWESVTFTALGRDRQIFFNILQEARELALKQEEGRTVMYTALGAEWRPFGFPRRRRPLSSVVLENGLAERIVDDVKEFIGNPKWYTDRGIPYRRGYLLYGPPGCGKSSFITALAGELGYSICLMSLSDRSLSDDRLNHLLSVAPQQSIILLEDVDAAFVSRELLPTENPLAYQGMGRLTFSGLLNGLDGVASSEARIVFMTTNFIERLDPALVRPGRVDLKQYVGYCSHWQLTQMFRRFYPQESAAVAERFAEQALTAHTELSAAQVQGHFMLYKTDPAGSIKNIAEMQE